From Aristaeella lactis, the proteins below share one genomic window:
- the glmM gene encoding phosphoglucosamine mutase — protein sequence MGRYFGTDGFRGKAGVVLTAEHAFKTGRYLGWYYGKKHLDDKARIVIGKDTRRSSYMYESALAAGITSSGADAYLLHVTTTPCVSYITRTEDFDCGVMISASHNAFYDNGIKLMNGKGEKMDDDLQDAIEDYIDGKTEEIPFAAEDRIGCTVDFYTGRNRYIGYLTNLATRPFDDHKVALDCSNGSSWMIGPAVFNALGAKTYVIHNKPDGLNINKNCGSTHIESLKEYVKENKLDVGFAFDGDADRCLSVDENGNEVNGDKIMYICAKYLKSKGQLPSNTVVTTIMSNFGLYKALDSAGINYEKTAVGDRYVYENMKAYNHLIGGEQSGHIIFRKHARTGDGLITAIMLMEVMIDTQLPLSILAEPCKMYPQVLKNVVVDDKDGTLAEQAVMDAVNHCTEQLGDTGRVLLRKSGTEPVLRVMSEATSTEECEKNVDYIINAMKESGHLIEVKK from the coding sequence ATGGGAAGATACTTCGGAACAGACGGATTTCGCGGAAAAGCGGGCGTGGTACTGACTGCGGAGCACGCTTTTAAAACCGGACGGTACCTGGGATGGTATTACGGCAAAAAGCACCTGGATGACAAGGCCAGGATCGTGATCGGCAAGGACACGCGCCGTTCCTCCTATATGTATGAAAGCGCCCTGGCTGCCGGTATTACTTCTTCCGGGGCAGACGCGTATCTGCTGCATGTCACTACGACCCCGTGCGTCAGTTATATTACGCGGACAGAGGATTTTGACTGCGGCGTTATGATCTCCGCCAGCCATAACGCATTCTATGACAACGGTATCAAACTGATGAACGGTAAAGGCGAAAAAATGGATGATGATCTTCAGGACGCCATCGAGGATTACATCGACGGCAAGACCGAAGAGATTCCTTTCGCAGCGGAAGACCGGATCGGCTGTACGGTTGACTTTTATACCGGCCGCAACCGGTATATCGGCTACCTGACCAACCTGGCGACCCGTCCGTTTGATGATCATAAAGTGGCGCTGGACTGCTCCAACGGCAGCAGCTGGATGATCGGACCTGCCGTATTCAACGCGCTCGGCGCAAAGACCTATGTGATCCACAATAAGCCTGACGGACTGAACATCAATAAAAACTGCGGCAGCACCCATATCGAATCCCTGAAGGAGTATGTGAAGGAAAACAAGCTGGATGTCGGTTTTGCCTTTGACGGCGATGCTGACCGCTGCCTGTCTGTGGATGAAAACGGCAATGAGGTTAACGGTGATAAAATCATGTATATCTGCGCCAAATACCTCAAGAGCAAGGGACAGCTGCCAAGCAACACAGTCGTTACAACCATCATGAGCAATTTCGGACTGTACAAAGCCCTGGACAGCGCCGGAATCAATTATGAGAAGACTGCTGTGGGCGACAGGTATGTCTATGAAAACATGAAAGCGTACAACCACCTGATCGGCGGAGAGCAGAGCGGACATATTATTTTCCGCAAGCATGCCCGTACAGGTGACGGCCTGATCACAGCCATCATGCTGATGGAAGTGATGATTGATACACAGCTGCCCCTTTCCATCCTGGCCGAGCCCTGCAAGATGTATCCGCAGGTGCTGAAAAATGTGGTTGTGGATGATAAGGACGGAACACTGGCTGAACAGGCTGTTATGGATGCAGTCAACCATTGCACGGAACAGCTTGGTGATACGGGACGCGTGCTGCTGCGCAAGAGCGGTACGGAACCTGTCCTTCGTGTGATGAGCGAGGCTACCAGCACAGAAGAGTGCGAGAAAAATGTGGATTATATTATCAACGCCATGAAAGAAAGCGGACATCTGATTGAGGTGAAGAAGTAA
- a CDS encoding acyltransferase: MLKTKDLFDLSHSKAAPILENTEYPWEALDKIKDFIIELGKTLPKDEYDEVSENVWIAKDAKIYPNNYIGAPAIIGHETEVRPGAFVRGSALVGDHCVVGNSTELKNVILFDNVQVPHYNYVGDSILGYKSHMGAGSITSNVKSDKLLVTVKCGDEKIETGRKKIGAMLGDRVEVGCNSVLNPGTVIGRDSNVYPTSCVRGTIPEKSIWKNNGTVVAKK; encoded by the coding sequence ATGCTGAAAACGAAAGATCTGTTTGACCTGAGCCACAGCAAGGCGGCTCCGATCCTGGAGAACACCGAATACCCCTGGGAAGCGCTGGACAAGATCAAGGATTTCATCATCGAGCTGGGCAAGACCCTGCCGAAGGATGAATATGACGAAGTCAGCGAGAATGTCTGGATCGCAAAGGACGCGAAGATCTATCCGAACAACTATATCGGCGCGCCCGCGATTATCGGCCATGAGACCGAAGTGCGCCCCGGTGCCTTCGTCCGCGGCAGCGCACTGGTGGGTGACCACTGCGTGGTGGGCAACAGCACCGAGCTGAAGAACGTGATTCTCTTTGACAACGTTCAGGTGCCGCATTACAATTATGTGGGTGACAGCATCCTGGGCTACAAGAGCCACATGGGTGCCGGATCCATCACTTCCAACGTCAAGAGCGACAAGCTGCTGGTGACGGTGAAGTGCGGAGACGAGAAGATCGAGACTGGCCGGAAAAAGATCGGCGCCATGCTCGGCGACCGCGTCGAAGTGGGCTGCAACAGCGTGCTGAATCCCGGTACGGTCATCGGACGGGATTCCAACGTGTACCCGACATCCTGCGTGCGCGGAACCATTCCGGAAAAGAGCATCTGGAAGAACAACGGTACTGTTGTTGCCAAGAAATAA